Proteins from a genomic interval of Zingiber officinale cultivar Zhangliang chromosome 2A, Zo_v1.1, whole genome shotgun sequence:
- the LOC122041290 gene encoding nod factor hydrolase protein 1-like, with amino-acid sequence MGQTTLSSLFTFLLIFSIFHNSRCQKQCGVSDDRRGGPSRVRAGFWFSQYSLHSPAPTIDTSLYTHLYYYSLSLDGANSGIAVPPDQIAVLCNFSGTVKSSNPALKTLLSVAADGRQTSFSAMAADASLRAAFIASTLELARANRFDGLDLAWQFPSSPADMANLGLLLEEWRARIGEEAAPSTLLLTITAYFSNHLFDGPTTDGPDYPTDAISSSLDWINILCFGFHRNGNATANDAALFDRTSHFSASYGVTSWLDAGIPPCKVVMGVPLYGRSWFLKNKSKNEPGDPVVAEGPRQKMSNQSGVIAYLEIEGFLKDPGTKSVYDGRTATSYLQSGDLWVSYDSPQVVEGKVRFARRSGLLGYFLWPISFDDSNRTVSKRASGVWLGERESQGGGREEERLPEGGAPPPAAAGGGGAVSASAQRLSVTGCRVVLVCGLLCFLSGWLWV; translated from the exons ATGGGACAAACTACCCTCTCCTCCCTCTTCACCTTCCTgctgatcttctccattttccaTAACTCAAGGTGCCAGAAGCAGTGCGGCGTCAGCGACGACAGAcgaggaggccccagcagggtcAGAGCTGGATTCTGGTTCTCGCAGTACAGCCTTCACTCGCCTGCTCCAACCATCGACACCTCCCTCTACACTCACCTCTATTACTACTCGCTCTCCCTCGACGGTGCCAACTCCGGCATTGCCGTCCCGCCGGACCAGATCGCCGTCCTCTGCAATTTCTCCGGCACCGTCAAGTCCAGCAATCCAGCTCTCAAGACCTTGCTGTCCGTCGCTGCCGATGGCCGCCAAACCAGCTTCTCCGCCATGGCAGCCGATGCCTCTCTCCGGGCAGCGTTCATCGCTTCGACCTTGGAACTCGCCAGGGCAAACCGGTTCGACGGCTTGGACCTGGCTTGGCAGTTCCCGAGCTCGCCGGCGGACATGGCCAACCTCGGCCTCCTCCTCGAGGAGTGGCGGGCTCGAATCGGCGAAGAAGCAGCGCCGAGCACTCTCCTCCTGACGATCACCGCCTACTTCTCCAACCATTTGTTCGACGGACCGACGACCGACGGCCCGGACTACCCGACGGATGCGATCTCCAGCAGCCTCGATTGGATCAACATCCTCTGCTTCGGCTTCCACAGAAACGGCAACGCGACCGCTAACGACGCCGCCCTCTTCGACCGGACCTCCCACTTCTCGGCGAGCTACGGCGTCACCTCATGGCTGGACGCAGGGATTCCTCCGTGCAAGGTCGTCATGGGAGTGCCATTGTACGGAAGGTCATGGTTcctcaagaacaaatccaaaaacGAACCAGGCGATCCAGTCGTAGCAGAGGGGCCTCGGCAAAAGATGAGCAACCAGTCAGGGGTGATAGCTTACCTTGAAATCGAAGGGTTCTTGAAGGATCCCGGCACTAAGTCTGTGTACGACGGCAGGACGGCGACTTCCTATCTCCAGTCCGGCGATCTGTGGGTGAGCTACGACAGCCCCCAGGTGGTCGAGGGCAAGGTCAGATTCGCTCGACGCAGTGGATTGCTCGGATACTTTCTCTGGCCAATCAGCTTCGATGACTCGAATCGCACAGTATCCAAACGAG CGTCTGGAGTGTGGCTCGGGGAGCGTGAGTCTCAAGGCGGCGGCAGAGAAGAGGAGAGACTTCCGGAAGGTGGTGCACCACCACCAGCAGCGGCTGGAGGCGGCGGCGCAGTGTCTGCGTCGGCGCAGAGATTGTCGGTTACTGGTTGCAGGGTGGTTTTGGTGTGTGGGCTTTTGTGCTTCCTTTCCGGTTGGCTTTGGGTTTAA